One Roseofilum capinflatum BLCC-M114 DNA segment encodes these proteins:
- a CDS encoding alpha/beta fold hydrolase: MPEITVRGVNHYYQWITTTPSASLPQKPVLVFLHGWAGSARYWESTAEAFKEDFDCLLYDLRGFGRTRLPQTPLGLSYALEEYAEDLAHLLNQLGLKRVWINAHSTGASIAVLFAQKYPERLEKLILTCSGIFEYDRPSFEAFHKFGGYVVKFRPPWLAKIPLADRFFMARFLCRPIPNQQRQAFLTDFLIADTEAALGTIYTSVSEHMATTMPIAFSQLSMPVLLICGEKDQIIPAPMGKKAADLNPKIRYQVLKKTAHFPMLEDPTLYLSCVREFMENRE, from the coding sequence ATGCCAGAGATAACAGTCCGTGGGGTTAACCACTATTATCAGTGGATAACCACAACTCCTAGTGCCTCCCTTCCCCAAAAACCGGTTCTCGTGTTCCTCCATGGTTGGGCCGGATCGGCTCGCTATTGGGAAAGCACAGCAGAAGCCTTTAAAGAAGACTTTGACTGTCTACTCTACGATCTGCGAGGCTTTGGGCGTACTCGACTGCCCCAAACGCCCCTAGGATTAAGTTACGCCCTCGAAGAATATGCCGAAGATCTGGCCCACCTCCTCAATCAACTGGGACTCAAACGGGTTTGGATCAACGCCCATTCTACCGGAGCCTCGATCGCCGTTCTCTTTGCCCAAAAGTATCCAGAGCGTCTTGAAAAGCTCATCCTCACCTGTAGCGGCATCTTTGAATATGACCGTCCTTCCTTTGAAGCCTTCCATAAATTTGGCGGTTACGTGGTCAAATTCCGCCCCCCCTGGTTAGCCAAAATTCCCCTTGCCGATCGCTTCTTTATGGCCCGGTTTCTCTGTCGCCCCATTCCCAACCAACAGCGCCAAGCCTTTCTCACCGACTTCCTGATCGCTGATACCGAAGCTGCTTTAGGAACCATCTACACCTCCGTCAGCGAACACATGGCTACAACCATGCCCATTGCCTTTTCCCAGCTCTCCATGCCCGTTTTGCTCATCTGTGGCGAGAAAGACCAAATTATTCCCGCCCCTATGGGAAAAAAAGCAGCCGATTTAAATCCCAAGATTCGCTATCAAGTCCTGAAAAAAACCGCCCACTTTCCCATGTTGGAAGATCCCACCCTTTACCTCTCCTGCGTGCGGGAGTTTATGGAAAATAGGGAATAG
- a CDS encoding methyl-accepting chemotaxis protein, with amino-acid sequence MKISTRLILSYGLMTGLVVGTSLYNLFNINRLAQLTTELYEHPYTVSTSVLRVESGIVKMHRSMKDVALAKTPQGIVQARTQVDRYEQQVYAEFDRITQQFLGDPQKIYEVRQKFSNWKPIRDEVIQLMQAGQAEEAANITQEKGADYVESLVRDVQDIIDFAENKAQEFLEEAKKARSQVIVNTLILLIVFALSSIIVGGIITNSIRRSLAEAIQINNQLFQGNLQTNIKVNTQDEVGQLMNSVEHMVENFKSTLLQVQTVSNSVAMGSKTMKERAMHMASGVTEQAASTEEASTSIHHIVDSIRQNTSYASETLNLASKASGDAQETRESMLAALEVMKAIADKIGVVEQIALQTNVLALNSSIEAARSQESEKGFSVVAAEVRRLATRTRNAASEINQLASSSLIGIAKAETLLNQLFPGIERTNQLVEKISLVSTDQLQGSNQINQAIVNLDEVNQQNAQLANDLSQLSQDLAEQAEELKEMISFFKVD; translated from the coding sequence ATGAAAATTAGCACTCGCTTAATTTTAAGTTATGGTTTAATGACGGGTTTAGTCGTGGGGACGAGTCTCTATAACCTTTTTAATATAAACCGTCTGGCTCAGTTAACAACTGAACTTTATGAGCATCCCTATACGGTCAGTACCTCAGTTTTGCGGGTAGAGTCAGGGATTGTCAAAATGCATCGCTCGATGAAAGATGTAGCCTTAGCCAAGACTCCACAAGGAATTGTGCAAGCTCGCACCCAAGTCGATCGATATGAGCAGCAAGTTTATGCAGAATTCGATCGAATAACTCAGCAGTTTTTAGGCGATCCTCAAAAAATTTATGAGGTTCGGCAAAAGTTTTCCAATTGGAAACCCATTCGGGATGAAGTGATTCAATTAATGCAAGCAGGACAAGCAGAAGAAGCGGCTAATATTACCCAGGAAAAAGGCGCTGATTATGTAGAATCTCTTGTCAGAGATGTCCAAGACATTATTGACTTTGCTGAAAACAAAGCCCAAGAGTTTTTAGAAGAAGCTAAAAAAGCGCGATCGCAGGTGATTGTAAATACGCTTATTCTACTGATTGTTTTTGCCCTTTCGAGTATTATTGTAGGGGGCATAATCACAAACTCTATTCGTCGTTCTCTGGCGGAAGCCATCCAGATTAACAATCAATTGTTTCAGGGGAATTTACAGACGAATATCAAGGTTAATACCCAGGATGAAGTTGGCCAGTTGATGAATTCTGTTGAACACATGGTCGAGAATTTTAAGTCCACCTTATTACAAGTTCAAACGGTCAGTAACAGCGTAGCAATGGGTAGCAAAACGATGAAAGAGCGAGCGATGCATATGGCTTCCGGGGTAACTGAACAAGCAGCCTCAACAGAAGAGGCATCTACATCTATTCATCATATAGTTGACTCGATTCGTCAGAATACTAGCTATGCTTCAGAAACCCTAAATTTAGCCTCAAAAGCATCTGGTGATGCCCAAGAAACTCGTGAATCTATGTTAGCCGCTCTAGAGGTGATGAAAGCCATTGCAGACAAGATTGGGGTCGTTGAACAAATTGCCCTACAAACCAATGTTTTAGCTCTCAATTCGAGTATTGAAGCGGCGCGATCGCAGGAATCGGAAAAAGGCTTTAGTGTGGTGGCGGCGGAAGTGAGACGGTTAGCCACTCGCACTCGGAATGCAGCCTCAGAAATTAATCAGTTAGCTAGTTCGAGTCTGATCGGTATTGCCAAAGCAGAAACTTTACTCAATCAGTTATTTCCTGGTATTGAAAGAACCAATCAATTAGTGGAAAAAATTAGTTTAGTGAGTACGGATCAATTACAAGGTTCAAATCAGATTAATCAAGCAATTGTAAATTTAGATGAAGTGAATCAACAAAATGCTCAGTTGGCCAACGATCTCTCCCAACTTTCCCAAGATTTAGCCGAGCAAGCGGAAGAATTAAAAGAAATGATTAGTTTTTTTAAGGTGGATTAA